From a region of the Marinomonas mediterranea MMB-1 genome:
- a CDS encoding tetratricopeptide repeat protein, with the protein MSELKTEEEQIEAFKTWWKKNGTALILAVAVGVGGYFGFQAWKTNEATHISEASSLYQTLIEAASDLDTEKNQKDVAALAAQLNEEYSDTGYAMFAELFVAELEVSKGNYDKAITALEAAVSGTEDQSFQTIATIRIARLLAEKEDFDAALSKLESVTQSEFSVQKNELKGDIYVRQGKRDDARTAYEQAKQDLKAGQNHPLLDIKLGDLAKS; encoded by the coding sequence GTGTCAGAGTTAAAAACTGAAGAAGAACAAATTGAAGCGTTTAAAACGTGGTGGAAGAAAAATGGCACAGCTCTAATTCTTGCTGTTGCTGTCGGTGTCGGTGGTTACTTCGGATTTCAAGCATGGAAAACAAATGAAGCCACGCACATTAGCGAAGCCTCTTCGTTGTATCAAACTTTGATTGAAGCTGCATCTGACTTAGATACTGAGAAGAATCAAAAAGACGTAGCGGCGTTAGCTGCTCAACTAAATGAAGAATATAGCGATACTGGATATGCCATGTTCGCTGAACTCTTTGTTGCTGAGCTAGAAGTTAGTAAAGGAAACTACGATAAAGCCATTACCGCGTTGGAAGCGGCGGTAAGCGGAACAGAAGATCAATCCTTTCAAACAATTGCGACGATTCGTATCGCTCGATTGCTAGCGGAAAAAGAAGATTTTGACGCTGCGTTGAGCAAGTTGGAGTCGGTTACCCAAAGCGAGTTCTCTGTTCAAAAGAATGAGTTGAAAGGCGATATCTACGTACGTCAAGGCAAGCGTGATGACGCGAGAACGGCCTACGAACAAGCTAAGCAAGATCTAAAAGCGGGGCAAAATCACCCTTTGCTTGATATTAAACTGGGTGACCTTGCTAAGAGCTAA
- the hisS gene encoding histidine--tRNA ligase: MGRKVQAIRGMNDILPGQSSVWQYIENAVANVVKSYGYHQIRFPVVEHTELFKRGVGETTDIVEKEMYTFDDRNGESLTLRPEGTASCVRAADQAGLLFNQVQRLWYVGPMFRYERPQKGRYRQFHQIGVESFGMATPDIDAELIILTARLWKQLGLLEHVELQLNTIGVAEARENFKASLVDYLTEYKDELDEDSQRRLTTNPLRILDSKDQKTQKILEGAPSLDQYIDQESQEQFERLQAILKANDVSYVINRKLVRGLDYYGKTVFEWVTTHLGAQATVCAGGRYDGLVEQLGGKATPAVGFAMGIERLVLLLETLELIPDAAKASTDVFVVSMGADAELTSFSLAESIREALPNLTVLRHCGGGNFKNQMKKADKSGARFTLILGDNEVANNECQIKDMTTGQQESCALDKVSEYLSSF; this comes from the coding sequence GTGGGTCGTAAAGTACAAGCAATTCGAGGTATGAATGATATATTGCCAGGGCAATCCTCTGTTTGGCAGTATATTGAGAATGCGGTAGCGAATGTGGTTAAAAGCTACGGTTACCATCAAATTCGCTTTCCTGTTGTTGAGCATACTGAACTATTTAAGCGCGGTGTGGGTGAAACGACCGACATCGTTGAAAAAGAAATGTATACCTTCGATGATCGTAACGGTGAGTCATTGACATTGCGTCCAGAAGGGACCGCAAGTTGTGTTAGGGCTGCAGATCAAGCAGGCTTACTGTTTAATCAAGTACAGCGCTTATGGTATGTCGGTCCGATGTTCCGCTACGAGCGCCCGCAAAAAGGTCGTTACCGTCAATTCCATCAAATTGGGGTAGAGTCATTTGGTATGGCGACGCCTGATATTGATGCTGAGCTAATCATTCTAACCGCGCGTCTTTGGAAGCAGTTAGGCTTGCTTGAGCACGTCGAGTTGCAGTTGAATACCATTGGCGTCGCCGAAGCTCGTGAAAACTTCAAAGCAAGTTTGGTTGACTACTTAACAGAATACAAAGATGAGTTAGATGAAGATAGCCAACGTAGGTTGACGACGAACCCATTGCGTATTCTTGACTCGAAAGATCAGAAAACTCAGAAGATACTAGAAGGCGCTCCTAGCCTTGATCAGTATATTGATCAAGAATCCCAAGAGCAATTCGAACGTCTTCAAGCTATTTTGAAAGCAAACGATGTATCTTATGTGATTAACCGTAAGCTTGTTCGCGGGTTAGATTACTACGGGAAAACAGTATTTGAGTGGGTTACCACGCACTTAGGCGCTCAAGCAACGGTCTGTGCTGGCGGACGTTACGATGGTTTAGTTGAGCAACTAGGCGGCAAAGCGACACCTGCCGTTGGGTTTGCGATGGGAATAGAAAGACTCGTTTTACTGTTAGAGACGTTAGAGCTAATTCCTGATGCGGCAAAAGCGTCTACGGATGTATTTGTTGTCAGTATGGGCGCGGATGCAGAATTAACATCGTTTTCGTTGGCTGAGTCTATTCGCGAAGCATTGCCTAATTTAACGGTTTTACGTCATTGTGGTGGCGGTAACTTTAAAAACCAGATGAAAAAGGCTGACAAGTCAGGTGCTCGATTTACGTTAATCCTTGGGGATAATGAAGTCGCAAATAATGAGTGTCAGATAAAAGATATGACAACAGGGCAGCAAGAGTCCTGTGCTTTAGATAAAGTAAGCGAATACTTGAGTTCTTTTTAG
- the bamB gene encoding outer membrane protein assembly factor BamB gives MSKILLLSSLLIALFLQGCATQLPLPEPDQMDQEVFFDTSWRRGVDGSYGEYTERFNPVLKGDGIFFVTRRGAVYKLRQTDGRRLNYFVTDYEPSAGVALNDDLLYFGTYDAKLVAVSLSTKEVVWERSLTSEILSEPTYNNGFLAVQTGDGWLSVLDAKTGDTIWRTKEDIPALTVRGTSVPVIVGNKVLAGFADGKLKAFSLVDGKALWSYEVGKPKGRYEIERLTDVNGRLVVKGDTVYSVAYNGTLSALSIETGKLKWQRSIPSAVGVAVKNDQLVIVSQDSSVIALNALNGTQMWENREMEERELSEPTFFRDYIAVIDRGGFVFLLDPKSGDIKAFKLADTNQKPGSRMVSNGKQLFILTPDSKVTALSY, from the coding sequence ATGTCTAAGATACTGCTGCTGTCTTCCTTGTTAATCGCGTTATTTTTGCAAGGCTGTGCTACACAACTTCCGTTACCAGAGCCAGACCAAATGGATCAGGAAGTATTTTTTGATACATCATGGCGTCGAGGTGTTGATGGATCGTACGGAGAATATACTGAGCGTTTTAACCCAGTATTAAAGGGCGATGGGATCTTTTTTGTCACACGCCGTGGTGCCGTTTATAAGTTACGTCAAACAGATGGGCGTCGCCTAAATTATTTCGTGACGGACTACGAGCCAAGTGCTGGCGTTGCGTTAAATGATGACCTTCTTTATTTTGGTACATACGATGCAAAGTTAGTTGCAGTCTCTTTGAGTACTAAAGAGGTGGTTTGGGAGCGCTCGTTAACGTCTGAGATACTTTCTGAGCCGACGTATAATAATGGTTTTCTTGCGGTGCAAACTGGCGATGGCTGGTTAAGCGTATTAGACGCGAAAACGGGTGATACGATTTGGCGTACTAAAGAAGATATTCCTGCGTTGACGGTTCGAGGCACGAGTGTTCCTGTCATCGTCGGTAATAAAGTATTAGCAGGGTTTGCTGATGGGAAGCTTAAAGCTTTTTCGTTGGTTGATGGTAAGGCGTTATGGTCCTATGAAGTGGGCAAGCCAAAAGGCCGTTATGAGATTGAGCGACTTACGGACGTTAATGGCCGTTTAGTTGTAAAAGGGGATACCGTATATTCGGTTGCCTACAATGGAACGCTCAGTGCGCTATCGATCGAAACCGGAAAATTGAAATGGCAGCGTAGCATTCCAAGTGCGGTTGGTGTGGCTGTCAAAAATGATCAATTGGTTATTGTAAGTCAAGATAGCAGTGTCATTGCTCTAAATGCATTAAATGGTACGCAGATGTGGGAAAACCGTGAGATGGAAGAGCGAGAGCTTTCTGAGCCGACTTTCTTTCGAGATTATATCGCGGTTATCGACAGAGGAGGTTTTGTTTTTCTTCTCGACCCTAAATCTGGCGACATAAAAGCGTTTAAACTTGCCGATACAAACCAAAAACCGGGAAGTCGTATGGTGTCTAATGGCAAGCAATTGTTTATACTTACGCCAGATTCAAAAGTTACAGCACTTAGTTACTAA